From Stenotrophomonas nitritireducens, the proteins below share one genomic window:
- a CDS encoding TonB-dependent receptor — protein sequence MKDVLYRSALTVAIMTAIGSGDAYAQSSEKEAVQLDQVSVTAQRREEQIQKTPLSMSVISGPALDRMQIKRVDDIKFTTPNIIIEQNTGTSSGAKIIMRGVGADESMFTNDPAVALYIDDVYIARQNGAMLDLYDVDRIEVLRGPQGTLYGRNATGGAIRYISKKPTGEDKLSFDGSIGNLGRLDGRAMFATRIGETLDVSAAVLSRNRDGIMHDITNDRWVNDQKVLAGRLSFASTWGESSYATLSIDRLRERSTPAWGTPVALDKATDTVTPKLGSYYKTETDTRGINDLDQFGVALTNETDFGAFSWRSILHYRTLDHHFYMDVDGTNQMRYHLEQDQKQNQKGYEAQFTSQLDGPFSWVAGVFAFWEHNNQPTRNDIFTRGGTNFVEQDTSAYAAYAQGNYKFTDKLTLTLGGRYSYENKDFSVRSVKANGDPNYSKALEKSWNRPDWKVLLSYDFSDNVMGYASVTTGFKSGGFNGRGTTYATVTPVDAETLRAYEVGVKSTLWDNRLRLNADYYRLDYDGIQLTAVNSDGVFVMTNATGALIQGFEVEAQAQLTSKLRVDASIGTIDGEYKDYAAVNAAYFNGRSMKSSPDMQWTLAGTYVQPVGDADLVFSAQARHTDEYYQNQDTSRLIMTRANTEYNARISYEPRDANWSVAAWGKNLSNEFSSTGGFDIAGLGIGVIYPNVPRTYGVEFKYRFW from the coding sequence ATGAAAGATGTTCTGTACCGGAGTGCTTTGACTGTTGCGATCATGACGGCCATCGGCAGCGGCGATGCCTACGCCCAGTCGTCCGAAAAAGAAGCCGTGCAGCTGGACCAGGTCAGCGTGACCGCCCAGCGACGCGAAGAACAGATCCAGAAAACACCGCTCAGCATGAGCGTGATCAGCGGCCCGGCATTGGACCGCATGCAGATCAAGCGCGTGGATGACATCAAGTTCACCACCCCCAACATCATCATCGAGCAGAACACCGGCACCAGCTCTGGCGCCAAGATCATCATGCGCGGCGTCGGTGCCGACGAGTCGATGTTCACCAATGACCCGGCCGTGGCGCTGTACATCGACGATGTCTATATCGCCCGCCAGAACGGCGCCATGCTCGACCTCTACGACGTGGACCGCATCGAAGTGTTGCGCGGCCCGCAAGGCACGCTGTATGGCCGCAATGCCACCGGCGGCGCCATCCGCTACATCTCCAAGAAGCCGACCGGCGAGGACAAACTCAGCTTCGATGGCAGCATTGGCAACCTCGGCCGCCTGGATGGCCGCGCGATGTTCGCCACCCGCATCGGTGAAACCCTGGACGTGTCGGCAGCAGTATTGAGCCGCAACCGCGACGGCATCATGCATGACATCACCAACGACCGTTGGGTCAACGACCAGAAGGTGCTGGCCGGGCGGCTGTCGTTTGCCAGCACTTGGGGCGAGTCGTCCTATGCCACGCTGAGCATCGACCGTCTGCGCGAACGCTCCACCCCGGCCTGGGGCACGCCGGTAGCGCTGGACAAGGCAACCGACACCGTAACGCCCAAGCTGGGCAGCTATTACAAGACCGAGACCGATACGCGCGGCATCAACGACCTCGACCAGTTCGGCGTGGCCTTGACCAACGAAACCGACTTCGGCGCGTTCTCCTGGCGCAGCATCCTGCACTACCGCACGCTGGACCACCACTTCTACATGGACGTGGATGGCACCAACCAGATGCGTTACCACCTGGAGCAGGACCAGAAGCAGAACCAGAAGGGCTACGAAGCGCAGTTCACCTCGCAGCTGGATGGCCCCTTCAGCTGGGTGGCTGGCGTGTTCGCCTTCTGGGAACACAACAACCAGCCAACCCGCAATGACATCTTCACCCGCGGCGGCACCAACTTCGTCGAGCAGGATACGTCAGCCTACGCGGCCTACGCGCAGGGCAACTACAAGTTCACCGACAAGCTGACCCTGACCCTGGGCGGCCGCTACAGCTACGAAAACAAGGACTTCTCGGTACGCTCGGTGAAGGCCAACGGCGACCCGAACTACAGTAAGGCGCTTGAAAAGAGCTGGAACCGCCCGGACTGGAAAGTGCTGCTGTCCTATGACTTCAGCGACAACGTGATGGGCTATGCCAGCGTCACCACCGGCTTCAAGAGCGGTGGCTTCAACGGCCGTGGCACCACCTATGCCACCGTCACTCCGGTGGATGCGGAAACGCTGCGAGCGTACGAGGTCGGCGTGAAGTCGACGCTGTGGGACAACCGGCTGCGCTTGAATGCGGACTACTACCGTCTGGACTACGACGGCATCCAGCTCACCGCGGTGAACTCAGATGGCGTGTTCGTGATGACCAACGCCACCGGTGCGCTGATCCAGGGTTTCGAAGTTGAAGCGCAGGCGCAGCTGACCAGCAAGCTGCGCGTGGATGCCAGCATCGGCACCATCGACGGCGAGTACAAGGACTATGCGGCGGTCAACGCCGCCTACTTCAACGGCCGTTCGATGAAGAGCTCGCCGGACATGCAGTGGACCCTGGCCGGCACCTACGTGCAGCCGGTCGGCGATGCCGACCTGGTGTTCAGCGCGCAGGCCCGCCACACCGATGAGTACTACCAGAACCAGGACACCTCTCGGCTGATCATGACCCGCGCCAATACCGAGTACAACGCGCGCATCTCCTACGAGCCGCGTGATGCCAACTGGTCGGTGGCGGCCTGGGGCAAGAACCTGAGCAACGAGTTCTCCTCCACCGGTGGCTTCGATATCGCCGGCCTGGGCATCGGCGTGATCTACCCGAACGTGCCGCGCACCTACGGCGTCGAGTTCAAGTACCGCTTCTGGTAA
- a CDS encoding MFS transporter, which yields MKRFYPWLICIVAMLMLAISNGMTMTGITAFDPSLLDEFGWSRGQLKFRDMFNLLLAALMSPFVGALIDRIGVRSLALFGSLLLAVLYAAYSQVHSIAHVYLIHVGFAAVVVSSGLSVAVIMVSQWFQTRRGTALGIALVGSSLGGMLVPKIIIALLPEHGWRGSFLLMAVIPVALFVLCLALVRSPDGKGLRRWGEGQTSSAGAPGCSSSLPDLSYGQALRTRTFWALAVVAVTTFWGIMSLSSHLILNMKDLGFSGEQAGNGMFLLFGLGMVGKFLFGFLADVTTAKKVFVCNVALMAVGAVIIALQHRDLLWTGLIVMGLGWGGLYAILQLQIVEAFGLSAAGKILGTISLMDATSAGLGIWLTAVMFDHFGNYHVAFTVIAVLVAIGLLASFFVRDERRLAHAAAAGEGEGTQVPGQDSSVVRGLV from the coding sequence ATGAAACGTTTCTACCCGTGGCTGATCTGCATCGTGGCCATGCTGATGCTGGCGATCTCCAATGGCATGACCATGACCGGGATAACCGCCTTCGACCCGTCACTGCTGGATGAATTCGGCTGGAGCCGTGGCCAGCTCAAGTTCCGCGACATGTTCAACCTGCTGCTGGCGGCACTGATGTCGCCCTTTGTCGGCGCGCTGATCGACCGCATCGGCGTGCGCAGCCTGGCCTTGTTCGGCAGCCTGCTGCTGGCGGTGCTGTATGCGGCCTACTCGCAGGTGCATTCCATCGCCCACGTCTATCTGATCCATGTTGGTTTCGCCGCGGTGGTGGTCAGCAGCGGCCTGAGCGTGGCGGTGATCATGGTCTCGCAGTGGTTCCAGACCCGCCGTGGCACCGCGCTGGGCATCGCCCTGGTCGGCAGCAGCCTGGGCGGCATGCTGGTACCCAAGATCATCATCGCGCTGTTGCCCGAACACGGTTGGCGCGGCAGCTTCCTGCTGATGGCGGTGATACCGGTAGCGCTGTTCGTGCTGTGCCTGGCGCTGGTGCGCTCGCCCGATGGCAAGGGGCTGCGCCGCTGGGGCGAGGGCCAGACCAGCAGCGCCGGCGCGCCCGGTTGCAGCAGCAGCCTGCCCGACCTCAGTTATGGTCAGGCCCTGCGCACCCGCACCTTCTGGGCATTGGCGGTAGTGGCGGTGACCACGTTCTGGGGAATCATGTCGCTGTCCTCGCACCTGATCCTCAACATGAAGGACCTGGGTTTCAGTGGTGAGCAGGCGGGCAACGGCATGTTCCTGCTGTTTGGGTTGGGCATGGTCGGCAAGTTCCTGTTCGGCTTCCTGGCCGACGTGACCACGGCCAAGAAGGTGTTCGTCTGCAACGTGGCCTTGATGGCGGTGGGCGCGGTGATCATCGCCCTGCAGCACCGCGACCTGCTGTGGACCGGCTTGATCGTGATGGGGCTGGGCTGGGGCGGTCTGTACGCGATCCTGCAGCTGCAGATCGTCGAGGCATTCGGGCTCAGCGCCGCCGGCAAGATCCTCGGCACCATCTCCTTGATGGATGCCACCTCGGCCGGCCTGGGGATCTGGCTGACCGCGGTGATGTTCGATCACTTCGGCAACTACCACGTTGCGTTTACGGTGATTGCGGTGCTGGTGGCGATCGGTCTGCTGGCCTCGTTCTTCGTACGCGATGAGCGGCGCCTGGCACATGCGGCGGCGGCAGGCGAGGGCGAAGGTACGCAGGTGCCTGGGCAGGATTCTTCGGTGGTGCGCGGGCTGGTTTGA
- a CDS encoding GntR family transcriptional regulator: MDPFTTQSLEGVLRRDVHAPLYHQLQCFLRGLIERGEIGDGEQLPREEELARRLRISRVTVRQALQLLADDGLLVRQRGRGTRVVGGKVRTSTIPMPLKTPLGELLHTLDTLAGNTQVRLLGWERIVPPEPIRELFGSAADEPLVRCVRVRSRHGHPFGYYGSWTRTVHPDFNAENLAYGSRIDLFRRCGIEVVKVQQTVSAKRVGALSAMHLQMSTGQAVMTLDRRSYDANQQLQDLLEIQYRPDQLRYQMRLDYEANNPETSA, from the coding sequence GTGGACCCGTTCACCACCCAATCCCTGGAGGGCGTCCTCCGCCGCGACGTGCACGCGCCGCTCTATCACCAGCTGCAGTGCTTCCTGCGCGGGCTGATCGAGCGCGGCGAGATCGGCGATGGCGAGCAGTTGCCACGCGAGGAAGAGCTGGCCCGGCGCCTGCGCATCTCGCGGGTGACGGTGCGCCAGGCCCTGCAGCTGCTGGCCGATGATGGCCTGCTGGTACGCCAGCGCGGCCGTGGCACCCGCGTGGTCGGCGGCAAGGTCCGCACCTCGACCATCCCCATGCCGCTGAAGACGCCGCTCGGCGAGCTGCTACACACGCTGGACACGCTGGCAGGCAACACCCAAGTGCGGCTGCTCGGCTGGGAACGCATCGTGCCGCCCGAGCCCATCCGCGAACTGTTTGGCAGCGCGGCCGATGAGCCACTGGTGCGCTGCGTGCGCGTGCGCAGCCGCCATGGTCATCCTTTCGGCTACTACGGCAGCTGGACCCGCACCGTGCATCCGGATTTCAACGCCGAAAACCTGGCCTATGGCTCGCGCATCGACCTGTTCCGCCGCTGCGGCATCGAAGTGGTCAAGGTGCAGCAGACCGTGTCCGCCAAGCGGGTGGGCGCGCTGTCGGCCATGCACCTGCAGATGTCGACCGGCCAGGCGGTGATGACGCTTGACCGCCGTTCCTACGATGCCAACCAGCAGTTGCAGGATCTGCTGGAAATCCAATACC